Proteins co-encoded in one Deltaproteobacteria bacterium genomic window:
- a CDS encoding universal stress protein encodes MYSKILVAHDGSEHGWKALAAGLSVAAKFKGVVHCISVREKLPVYAATVGEVMEASSEAKAFFDDLTARAQEEAEKAGVPLTVKILSGHEVQAILEYAKSGNFDLMVIGFMGLSHLYDRIWGSTSQNLVRLSPCTVIIVK; translated from the coding sequence ATGTATTCGAAAATCCTGGTCGCCCACGACGGTTCCGAGCATGGGTGGAAAGCGCTTGCGGCGGGGTTGTCCGTGGCAGCCAAATTCAAAGGGGTCGTCCATTGCATCTCCGTCCGTGAAAAACTTCCTGTGTACGCGGCCACCGTCGGCGAGGTGATGGAGGCGAGCAGCGAGGCAAAGGCGTTCTTCGACGATCTCACCGCGCGGGCGCAGGAAGAAGCGGAGAAGGCGGGAGTGCCACTGACCGTAAAAATCCTTTCGGGCCATGAAGTGCAGGCCATCCTGGAGTACGCGAAATCCGGGAATTTCGACCTGATGGTCATCGGATTCATGGGGCTTTCCCATCTGTACGACCGGATCTGGGGGAGCACATCCCAGAACCTCGTGAGGTTGTCTCCTTGCACGGTGATCATCGTGAAATAG